A region from the Mycolicibacterium litorale genome encodes:
- a CDS encoding PQQ-dependent sugar dehydrogenase codes for MAANDRRATATYARYIGRVGALAVALGVGGAVATTPGVAWADDSPSATAGPAGASTSSGSEATPAPAGSDQTQGGTRPDEEDTGDTDKDDAGENDADEDDADDTDADEDDAVTDDGEEVEPPEEPVEEPVEEAEPPAEPVEEPDVPPVPEEPGPVDAVTPAPETGDVSDAVVPTEPATGTVDGDVPAPEPDSMAVVDTSASVAADLAAVQTVSPSSRADDPALAAAARTQLAGLPPLRLNLPTPEQFIASIPAPVVTCLCGVVKTVTTFYDTVLKPLLGGVTGGAAGPAGPAAPAQSPALWALAAWVRRQATQAVDSFIASPLGTPVRMLITAVDDFGDSPQGRALGAAVIQLLGQCGPSADLPAELDRTVIVSGLTEPTDFTILTKHHSDEVDRIFITEKGGSVKVYDPTTGAVTTLTVLSTTTGGERGLTGIEVHPDFWHEGEFGYRSIYVAYTSGLTNHDTLSRLVMSEDMTRVESTQILLESTEDAKDFHHGGDLAFDADGTHLYWVVGDNTQGVVNSQSLANIHGKVLRLNPDGSVPDDNPFVDADATTASPADYIYALGFRNPFRLNFTPTGQLLVADVGEATWEELNLVVKGGNYGWPSAEGNCTGCASVNPIYAYRHTAPPANAGAITSVVVYNGTTFPDDYRNTVFIADYSQGWIRVLEFDEQYSSLISSKTFWGNAGATVNLAQGPDDNLYQLTIYPGELAMISPSGGNRAPTAILDASQTTTADKTLTVDFSGVKSHDPNGDNLTYRWDFGDGNTSTGAVTSHTFSTAGAYSTYTVTLTVSDGEKTNTTTQKITVGSTPPVAEIVSLPSSYNAGDTITFSGRGTDAQDRPDGGTLPDSAYRWTVVFHHNEHTHPFADNIVGPTGTITIPRSRDQIDGTWYRVHLTVTDSSGLSTTTYRDINPNLVDLTVSASDPGAKFTIDGLPYTGSYTERAVVGVDYVLSAPTTQVVDGRQLTFDRWSDGGAPTHAIRVPATPTTYTVVYTADSRANLQQAV; via the coding sequence ATGGCAGCTAACGATCGTAGGGCGACGGCCACCTACGCGAGGTACATCGGACGCGTCGGTGCGCTCGCCGTCGCGCTCGGGGTGGGCGGTGCCGTGGCGACCACACCCGGCGTCGCGTGGGCGGACGATTCCCCGTCGGCGACCGCGGGCCCGGCCGGCGCCTCGACATCGTCGGGCAGCGAGGCGACCCCGGCTCCCGCGGGCAGCGATCAGACGCAAGGCGGCACGCGGCCCGACGAAGAAGACACCGGCGACACCGACAAAGACGACGCCGGCGAAAACGACGCCGACGAAGACGACGCCGACGACACCGACGCCGACGAAGACGACGCCGTGACCGACGACGGTGAGGAGGTCGAACCGCCGGAGGAGCCCGTCGAAGAACCCGTCGAAGAGGCCGAACCGCCCGCGGAACCCGTCGAAGAACCTGATGTTCCGCCGGTGCCGGAGGAGCCGGGGCCGGTCGACGCCGTCACGCCCGCACCGGAGACCGGTGACGTGTCCGACGCGGTGGTGCCGACCGAACCCGCCACCGGCACCGTCGACGGCGATGTTCCCGCCCCTGAGCCCGACAGCATGGCAGTGGTGGACACGAGCGCATCCGTGGCCGCCGATCTCGCTGCGGTGCAGACGGTTTCGCCTTCGTCCCGCGCCGACGATCCGGCACTGGCCGCCGCCGCGCGCACGCAGCTGGCCGGGCTCCCGCCGCTGCGGCTCAACCTGCCGACGCCCGAGCAGTTCATCGCGAGCATTCCCGCGCCGGTGGTCACGTGCCTGTGCGGGGTCGTCAAGACCGTCACGACCTTCTACGACACCGTGCTCAAACCACTGCTCGGCGGCGTGACCGGGGGAGCGGCGGGACCGGCCGGGCCTGCGGCGCCCGCGCAGTCGCCTGCGCTGTGGGCGCTGGCCGCGTGGGTGCGCCGTCAGGCGACTCAGGCGGTCGACAGCTTCATCGCCTCACCGCTGGGCACGCCGGTGCGGATGCTGATCACGGCCGTCGACGACTTCGGTGACTCCCCGCAGGGCCGCGCGCTGGGGGCGGCGGTCATCCAACTCCTCGGCCAGTGCGGTCCAAGCGCCGACCTGCCCGCCGAACTCGATCGCACCGTGATCGTCTCCGGACTGACCGAGCCCACCGACTTCACCATCCTGACCAAGCATCACAGCGACGAGGTCGACCGCATCTTCATCACCGAAAAGGGCGGTTCCGTCAAGGTTTACGACCCCACCACCGGTGCGGTGACCACGCTGACGGTGCTCTCCACGACCACCGGCGGCGAGCGCGGCCTGACCGGCATCGAGGTCCATCCGGACTTCTGGCACGAGGGCGAGTTCGGTTACCGCTCGATCTACGTCGCCTACACCTCGGGCCTGACCAACCACGACACGTTGTCGCGCCTGGTCATGTCCGAGGACATGACCCGGGTGGAGAGCACCCAGATCCTCCTCGAATCGACCGAGGACGCCAAAGATTTCCACCACGGCGGCGATCTGGCCTTCGACGCCGACGGCACCCACCTGTACTGGGTCGTCGGCGACAACACCCAGGGTGTGGTGAACTCGCAGAGCCTGGCCAACATCCACGGCAAGGTGCTGCGCCTGAACCCCGACGGATCGGTGCCCGACGACAATCCGTTCGTCGACGCCGATGCCACCACCGCGAGCCCCGCCGACTACATCTACGCCCTCGGTTTCCGAAACCCGTTCCGGCTCAACTTCACACCCACCGGGCAGCTGTTGGTCGCCGACGTGGGGGAGGCGACGTGGGAAGAGCTCAACCTCGTGGTCAAGGGCGGCAACTACGGCTGGCCGTCGGCCGAGGGCAACTGCACCGGATGCGCATCGGTCAACCCCATCTACGCCTACCGGCACACCGCGCCGCCGGCCAACGCGGGGGCGATCACCTCGGTCGTGGTCTACAACGGCACCACGTTCCCCGACGACTACCGCAACACCGTGTTCATCGCCGACTACAGCCAGGGCTGGATCCGGGTGCTCGAATTCGACGAGCAGTACTCCAGCCTGATCAGCAGCAAGACCTTCTGGGGCAACGCCGGTGCCACGGTCAACCTGGCGCAGGGGCCCGACGACAACCTCTACCAGCTGACCATCTATCCCGGGGAGCTGGCGATGATCTCACCGTCGGGTGGCAACCGCGCGCCGACCGCGATCCTCGACGCCTCGCAGACCACCACCGCCGACAAGACGCTCACCGTCGACTTCTCCGGTGTGAAGTCGCACGACCCCAACGGCGACAACCTCACCTACCGTTGGGATTTCGGCGACGGCAACACGTCGACCGGCGCCGTCACATCCCACACCTTCAGCACCGCGGGTGCCTACAGCACCTACACCGTGACGTTGACGGTGAGCGACGGGGAGAAGACGAACACCACCACGCAGAAGATCACCGTCGGCAGCACCCCGCCGGTCGCCGAGATCGTCAGCCTCCCGTCCTCCTACAACGCCGGTGACACCATCACGTTCTCAGGCAGGGGCACGGATGCGCAGGACCGCCCGGACGGCGGGACGCTGCCCGACAGCGCGTACAGGTGGACGGTCGTGTTCCACCACAACGAACACACCCATCCGTTTGCCGACAACATCGTCGGGCCGACCGGCACCATCACGATCCCGCGGTCGCGGGATCAGATCGACGGCACCTGGTACCGCGTGCATCTCACCGTCACCGACAGCAGCGGCCTGTCCACCACCACGTACCGCGACATCAACCCGAATCTGGTCGACCTGACCGTCTCCGCGAGCGATCCGGGCGCGAAGTTCACCATCGACGGGTTGCCGTACACCGGTTCCTACACCGAGCGGGCGGTGGTCGGCGTCGACTACGTTCTCAGCGCCCCGACGACCCAGGTGGTCGACGGCAGGCAGCTCACGTTCGACCGGTGGTCCGACGGCGGGGCGCCGACACACGCGATCCGGGTGCCGGCCACGCCAACCACGTACACGGTGGTCTACACGGCCGACTCGAGGGCGAATCTGCAGCAGGCCGTGTAG
- a CDS encoding helix-turn-helix transcriptional regulator, with the protein MDALGKPSAGSSAVTDFLAAVPHGPAGLLLEGEAGIGKTRLWLSAVEDARARGFRVLSARAGQAETSLAYAAVADLLDDIDTDITAELPEVQRLALDRLLLRGDADGPETDHRVAAAAVLNTIDLLCRTRPVILAVDDIQWLDVCSREVVGFVARRLSCPAGLLLTERTEEPRSDHTDWLQLAQPDRLRRHRVAPLSLGGLHAMLSERLGRTFPRPTLIRIAETSGGNPLYALELARAMSEQTAAGEPALPASLVDVVRRRIRGIDEVVRDVLLAAACVAAPTVDLVASATERTPEDVLELLEAAEEQGLVEIDGLSVRFAHPLLARGVYSEAGPARRRHMHRRLAGVIAQPEQKARHLALAATSQDDDTLAALDAAANAARARGAPAAAAELLEFAMRLGGDTDLRRLQAAAHYFTAGDSVRAEELLSTTLPRMPHGPLRAIASMQLAGIVMDHNDFRHGLELLTEALADCDTDRTLEVHCLLSLSMAQTNAGDHEAALSNADRAVTIAEQTGQAQLIGQALTVRVFTRFIFGHGIEEEELRRALDYEDPHDEVPLPFRARAVAGLLNSWTGRLDEAYDTLQELRRHSLDRGADRDLLALAVSGTLLELWRGRLDEAATYADDAVERAEQVGGENSRLVALGVRAIVSAHAGRVRAARADAEAALAMARRSGTVRMTWWPLGVLIFLEVSLGNYAEALTALEPLMPDYLATPGNEIFSSFFVPDAVEALVAVGRNADARTLIERFEADGRRLDRPWLSAVGGRCRGMELAARGDVDGAVAAVTEAMEHHERLPMPFERARTALLLGQLQRRQRRKEAAAATLTEALATFESIGTLLWAQRARDELARVNVRPSRDQSLTPSERRVAELAASGMSNRDIAAALFISVKTVEANLGRVYRKLGVRGRVALARKLEE; encoded by the coding sequence ATGGACGCGCTCGGGAAACCGTCGGCCGGATCGTCGGCCGTCACGGATTTCCTCGCTGCCGTGCCGCACGGCCCGGCCGGCCTCCTCCTCGAAGGTGAGGCCGGCATCGGCAAGACCCGGCTGTGGCTCAGCGCGGTGGAGGACGCCCGCGCCCGGGGTTTCCGGGTGCTGTCGGCGCGCGCCGGGCAGGCCGAGACCTCGCTGGCGTATGCGGCGGTCGCCGACCTGCTCGACGACATCGACACCGACATCACCGCGGAACTGCCCGAGGTGCAGCGCCTCGCCCTCGACCGGCTCCTCCTGCGCGGGGACGCCGACGGACCGGAGACCGACCACCGGGTGGCTGCGGCCGCCGTCCTCAACACCATCGACCTCCTGTGCCGGACGCGGCCGGTGATCCTGGCGGTCGACGACATCCAGTGGCTCGACGTGTGCAGCCGCGAGGTCGTCGGGTTCGTCGCGCGCCGGCTGAGCTGTCCGGCCGGTCTGCTGCTCACCGAACGCACCGAGGAACCCCGAAGCGACCACACCGACTGGCTGCAGCTCGCGCAACCCGACCGCCTGCGCCGCCATCGCGTCGCACCGCTGTCCCTCGGTGGGCTGCACGCGATGCTGTCCGAACGGCTGGGCCGCACCTTCCCGCGGCCGACGCTGATCCGGATCGCCGAAACCTCAGGCGGCAACCCCCTTTACGCGCTCGAACTGGCCCGCGCCATGTCCGAGCAGACCGCGGCCGGTGAACCCGCGCTCCCCGCGTCACTGGTCGATGTCGTCCGCCGGCGCATCCGCGGTATCGACGAGGTGGTGCGCGACGTCCTGCTCGCCGCCGCGTGCGTCGCCGCGCCCACCGTCGACCTGGTGGCCAGCGCCACCGAGCGAACCCCGGAGGATGTGCTCGAGCTGCTGGAGGCCGCCGAGGAACAGGGTCTGGTCGAGATCGACGGACTGTCGGTGCGCTTCGCCCACCCGCTGCTCGCCCGCGGGGTCTACTCCGAGGCGGGGCCCGCCCGGCGCCGCCACATGCACCGGCGCCTGGCAGGCGTGATCGCGCAGCCCGAACAGAAGGCCCGCCACCTGGCGCTCGCCGCGACCAGTCAGGACGACGACACGCTCGCCGCCCTCGACGCGGCCGCCAACGCGGCGCGTGCCCGCGGCGCCCCGGCCGCGGCCGCCGAACTCCTCGAATTCGCGATGCGGCTCGGCGGGGACACCGACCTGCGGCGGCTTCAGGCGGCCGCGCACTATTTCACCGCCGGAGACAGCGTGCGCGCCGAGGAACTGCTCTCCACCACGCTGCCCCGAATGCCTCACGGCCCGCTGCGCGCCATCGCCTCGATGCAGCTCGCGGGGATCGTGATGGATCACAACGACTTCCGCCATGGGCTCGAACTGCTGACCGAGGCGCTCGCCGACTGCGACACCGACCGCACGCTCGAGGTGCACTGCCTGCTCTCGCTGAGCATGGCGCAGACGAACGCCGGTGACCACGAAGCCGCCCTGTCCAATGCCGACCGCGCGGTGACGATCGCCGAACAGACCGGTCAGGCCCAGCTGATCGGCCAGGCCCTGACCGTGCGGGTGTTCACCCGCTTCATCTTCGGCCACGGCATCGAGGAAGAGGAGCTGCGGCGGGCGCTCGACTACGAGGATCCCCACGACGAGGTGCCGCTGCCGTTCCGGGCGCGGGCGGTGGCCGGGCTACTCAACTCGTGGACCGGCCGCCTCGACGAGGCGTACGACACGCTGCAGGAACTACGGCGCCACAGCCTGGACCGCGGCGCCGACCGCGACCTGCTCGCCCTCGCCGTGAGCGGAACGCTGCTGGAGCTGTGGCGCGGACGGCTCGACGAGGCCGCCACCTACGCCGACGACGCGGTCGAACGCGCCGAACAGGTCGGCGGTGAGAACTCGCGTCTGGTGGCGCTGGGAGTCCGCGCGATCGTCAGCGCCCACGCGGGCCGGGTGCGCGCCGCCCGCGCGGATGCCGAAGCGGCACTGGCGATGGCCCGGCGCAGCGGGACGGTGCGGATGACGTGGTGGCCCCTCGGCGTGCTCATCTTCCTCGAGGTGTCGCTGGGTAACTACGCCGAGGCGCTGACCGCACTGGAACCGCTGATGCCCGACTACCTGGCCACGCCGGGCAACGAGATCTTCAGCTCGTTCTTCGTGCCCGACGCCGTGGAGGCTCTCGTGGCGGTGGGCAGAAACGCCGACGCGCGAACCCTGATCGAAAGGTTCGAGGCCGACGGCCGGCGCCTCGACCGGCCGTGGCTGTCGGCGGTCGGTGGGCGGTGCCGCGGGATGGAGTTGGCTGCACGCGGAGACGTGGACGGGGCGGTGGCCGCGGTCACCGAGGCGATGGAACACCACGAGCGGCTGCCGATGCCGTTCGAACGGGCGCGCACCGCACTGCTTCTCGGCCAGCTGCAGCGCAGGCAACGACGCAAGGAAGCCGCCGCCGCCACGCTCACCGAGGCGCTGGCCACGTTCGAGAGCATCGGAACCCTGCTGTGGGCGCAGCGCGCCCGCGACGAGCTGGCCCGGGTCAACGTACGACCCAGCCGCGATCAGAGCCTCACCCCCTCGGAGCGGCGGGTCGCCGAACTGGCCGCCTCCGGGATGAGCAACCGCGACATCGCCGCCGCCCTGTTCATCAGCGTCAAGACCGTCGAGGCCAACCTGGGCCGGGTGTACCGCAAGCTGGGGGTCCGGGGCCGGGTCGCCCTGGCCCGCAAGCTCGAAGAGTGA
- a CDS encoding MarR family winged helix-turn-helix transcriptional regulator, whose protein sequence is MLQQVADRQISIDHRADGGHRRAGSRGTFQVTATGRTPSDMPGLDIGELKSWQNYLDAALRLQAKLNHDLNEACRLTLEDVRLLHELAKSPTGSVRMGALAQTLVSTPSRVSRRVDRLEARNLAHRASSDRDGRYVLATITEEGRSLLDKAMTVYGQAVRTHYLDPLSRPQTAAMAENCRRINAALSPELRTAN, encoded by the coding sequence GTGTTACAGCAGGTCGCGGATCGACAAATCAGCATCGACCACCGCGCGGACGGGGGACACCGCCGCGCCGGCAGTAGGGGAACCTTTCAAGTGACAGCGACGGGGCGCACCCCGAGTGACATGCCGGGCCTCGACATCGGCGAACTGAAGTCGTGGCAGAACTACCTCGACGCCGCGCTGCGCCTGCAGGCGAAGCTCAACCACGATCTCAACGAGGCCTGCCGGCTGACCCTCGAGGACGTCCGGTTGCTGCACGAACTCGCCAAATCGCCGACCGGTTCGGTCCGCATGGGTGCGCTCGCGCAAACCTTGGTGTCGACGCCCAGCCGCGTCAGCCGCCGTGTCGACCGGCTCGAGGCGCGCAACCTCGCGCACCGCGCCTCCAGCGACCGCGACGGTCGTTACGTCCTCGCCACGATCACCGAAGAGGGCCGCTCCCTGCTCGACAAGGCGATGACGGTGTACGGCCAGGCCGTCCGCACCCACTACCTCGACCCGCTCAGCCGGCCGCAGACCGCGGCGATGGCCGAGAACTGCCGGCGCATCAACGCCGCCCTGTCCCCGGAGCTCCGGACCGCAAACTGA
- a CDS encoding bifunctional serine/threonine-protein kinase/transporter substrate-binding domain-containing protein encodes MDATPFGHYQLQKLIGRGGMGEVYQAYDTHTDRTVAVKVLPPHLAQDATFQRRFRRESQAAAGVQDPHVVPIHSYGEIDGRLYLDMRLIEGRNLGTILQEADKPLLPSFAVKVVEQVATALDAAHAAGLIHRDVKPSNVLITDRDFVYLIDFGLARSAGEPGMTTAGSTLGTLAYMAPERFNGGTIDPRSDIYALTCVLYECLTGARPYPADSLEQQIAGHIVQPVPKPSATDPRLAAFDAVIEKGMAKKPEHRYQSAAELAAAARRALTSPVRWSSRSGRHSARGARIPVRRRLTRRAAAVAAAGLVLVAISAVATWQWSGWPERTRAPRQVVVAEDTATPTPVATPGAVPSIAATVPAEIRESGRLVIGVNVPYAPNEFRDAYGEIVGFDVDLMKAVTRTLGLTPEFRETAFESVLPSVQSGAFTVGMSSITDTVEREQTVDFVTYLEAGTLWAQRAGSSVDPSDACGLRVGVAYSVIQETEELPAKSEACVAAGRAPIDKVVYTEQDDVTAALLAGEVDAMSADSPVTGFAIKTSGGALQPAGEVFDSAPYGWPVAKGSPLAESLRQALEHVMATGEYRTIATMWGVEKGMIDAPAINAAVR; translated from the coding sequence GTGGACGCGACACCATTCGGGCACTACCAGCTGCAGAAGCTGATCGGCCGGGGCGGGATGGGCGAGGTCTACCAGGCCTATGACACCCACACGGACCGGACCGTGGCGGTCAAGGTCCTGCCCCCGCACCTGGCGCAGGACGCGACGTTCCAGCGCAGGTTCCGGCGTGAATCGCAGGCCGCCGCAGGTGTGCAGGATCCGCATGTCGTACCGATCCACAGCTACGGCGAGATCGACGGTCGGCTCTATCTGGACATGCGGCTGATCGAGGGCCGCAACCTGGGGACGATTTTGCAGGAGGCCGACAAACCCCTGCTGCCGTCGTTCGCGGTGAAGGTCGTCGAGCAGGTGGCGACCGCGCTGGACGCCGCCCACGCGGCGGGGCTGATCCACCGCGACGTCAAACCGTCCAACGTGTTGATCACCGACCGCGATTTCGTGTACCTGATCGACTTCGGCCTGGCCCGCAGTGCGGGTGAGCCGGGGATGACGACGGCGGGCAGCACGCTCGGCACGCTGGCCTACATGGCCCCGGAGCGGTTCAACGGCGGCACCATCGATCCGCGCTCCGACATCTACGCGCTGACCTGCGTGCTCTACGAGTGCCTCACGGGTGCGCGGCCGTATCCGGCGGACAGCCTCGAACAGCAGATCGCCGGCCACATCGTGCAACCGGTGCCCAAACCGTCGGCCACCGACCCGCGGCTGGCGGCGTTCGACGCCGTGATCGAGAAGGGGATGGCGAAGAAGCCCGAACACCGCTATCAGTCGGCGGCCGAACTGGCCGCGGCCGCGCGCCGCGCCCTGACGTCGCCGGTGCGCTGGTCGAGCCGGTCGGGTAGGCACTCGGCCCGGGGTGCTCGGATCCCGGTGCGGCGCAGGCTGACCCGACGGGCGGCCGCGGTGGCGGCTGCCGGGCTGGTGTTGGTGGCGATATCGGCGGTCGCCACGTGGCAGTGGAGCGGGTGGCCCGAGCGGACCCGCGCCCCGCGGCAGGTGGTGGTCGCCGAGGACACCGCGACACCCACCCCGGTGGCGACACCCGGGGCGGTGCCGTCGATCGCCGCGACGGTGCCCGCCGAGATCCGCGAGTCGGGCCGGCTGGTCATCGGGGTCAACGTGCCGTACGCGCCGAACGAGTTCCGCGACGCCTACGGCGAGATCGTCGGGTTCGACGTCGACCTGATGAAGGCCGTGACCCGCACGCTGGGCCTGACACCGGAGTTCCGCGAGACCGCGTTCGAGAGTGTGCTGCCGTCGGTGCAGTCGGGAGCGTTCACGGTGGGCATGTCGTCGATCACCGACACCGTCGAACGCGAGCAGACCGTCGACTTCGTGACGTATCTGGAGGCCGGCACCCTGTGGGCGCAACGGGCCGGGTCCTCGGTGGACCCGTCGGACGCCTGCGGCCTGCGAGTCGGGGTGGCCTACAGCGTGATCCAGGAGACCGAGGAGCTGCCCGCCAAGAGCGAGGCGTGTGTCGCGGCCGGGCGGGCGCCCATCGACAAAGTCGTGTACACCGAACAGGACGACGTCACCGCCGCGCTGCTGGCCGGCGAGGTGGACGCGATGTCGGCCGACTCGCCGGTCACCGGATTCGCGATCAAGACCTCCGGCGGCGCGCTGCAACCGGCGGGGGAGGTGTTCGACTCGGCACCCTACGGCTGGCCGGTGGCCAAGGGCTCGCCGCTGGCGGAGTCGCTGCGCCAGGCGCTCGAACACGTGATGGCCACCGGCGAGTACCGCACGATCGCCACCATGTGGGGTGTGGAGAAGGGGATGATCGACGCCCCGGCAATCAACGCCGCCGTGCGTTGA
- a CDS encoding KasA/KasB family beta-ketoacyl-ACP synthase, protein MAKLRTGSGFADVVVTAVASTTALAPDAEDTWQQLLAGHSGIRPLDSWFVDELGSPVRIGGQLRESFDEHLNRVELRRLSYMQKMSTVLGRRVWEAGGSPDVDVRRLMVSIGLALGSTEEIPAQYDDWRQKGLRAVSPLAVQMYMPNAPAAAVGLDRQAKGGIISPVMADASGAAAIAQAWRQLVLGEAEVAICGGVETKIEAVPVGAFTRMGVLSTDNDDPAGACRPFDKDRNGMVFGEAGALLLIETEEHAKARGATILGRLLAGAMTSDGYDVVEPDPSGVPAGDAMAHAIDLAGLAPSDIDHVNAHATGTSFGDVAEARAIRHALGDHHPAVYAPKAALGHPLGAAGAVEAVITVQALRDGVVPPTLNVRHLDPDIDLDVVTGEPRRGEYRYAVSNSFGLGGHNVALVFGAY, encoded by the coding sequence ATGGCCAAGTTGAGAACAGGCAGCGGTTTCGCCGACGTGGTGGTGACGGCGGTCGCGTCGACCACGGCGCTGGCGCCGGACGCCGAGGACACCTGGCAGCAGTTGCTGGCCGGACACAGCGGTATCCGCCCGCTGGATTCCTGGTTCGTCGACGAACTCGGCTCACCGGTGCGTATCGGCGGTCAGCTGCGGGAGAGTTTCGACGAACATCTCAACCGCGTGGAGCTGCGCCGGTTGTCCTACATGCAGAAGATGTCGACGGTGCTGGGCCGCCGGGTGTGGGAGGCGGGCGGATCACCGGACGTCGACGTCCGTCGGCTGATGGTGTCGATCGGCCTTGCGCTCGGCTCGACCGAGGAGATCCCGGCGCAGTACGACGACTGGCGGCAGAAGGGACTGCGCGCGGTGTCGCCGCTGGCCGTGCAGATGTACATGCCCAATGCGCCGGCCGCCGCAGTGGGTCTCGACCGGCAGGCCAAGGGCGGCATCATCTCTCCGGTGATGGCCGACGCGTCGGGGGCGGCGGCCATCGCCCAGGCCTGGCGCCAACTCGTGTTGGGTGAGGCCGAGGTCGCGATCTGCGGCGGGGTGGAGACGAAGATCGAGGCCGTCCCCGTCGGCGCGTTCACCCGGATGGGCGTGCTGTCGACCGACAACGACGATCCGGCGGGCGCCTGTCGCCCGTTCGACAAGGACCGCAACGGCATGGTGTTCGGTGAGGCCGGCGCGCTGCTGCTCATCGAGACCGAGGAGCACGCGAAGGCCCGCGGTGCGACGATCCTGGGCCGGCTGCTGGCGGGAGCGATGACCTCCGACGGTTACGACGTCGTCGAGCCCGATCCCAGCGGTGTGCCCGCCGGTGACGCCATGGCCCACGCGATCGACCTGGCCGGCCTCGCCCCGTCCGACATCGACCACGTCAACGCACACGCCACCGGCACGTCGTTCGGGGATGTGGCCGAGGCGCGCGCCATCCGGCACGCCCTCGGTGACCATCACCCGGCGGTGTACGCGCCGAAGGCGGCGCTTGGGCATCCGCTCGGCGCCGCGGGGGCGGTGGAAGCCGTGATCACGGTGCAGGCGCTGCGCGACGGTGTCGTGCCACCGACGCTCAACGTGCGCCACCTCGATCCCGACATCGACCTCGACGTGGTGACCGGTGAGCCGCGTCGCGGCGAGTACCGGTACGCGGTGAGCAACTCGTTCGGCCTGGGCGGGCACAACGTCGCCCTGGTGTTCGGCGCGTACTGA